The following coding sequences lie in one Crassostrea angulata isolate pt1a10 chromosome 10, ASM2561291v2, whole genome shotgun sequence genomic window:
- the LOC128165226 gene encoding phosphatidylinositol 3,4,5-trisphosphate 3-phosphatase and dual-specificity protein phosphatase PTEN-like, producing MANFIKNLVSKHKRRYTEDGFDLDLTYIYPNIIAMGFPAEKLEGVYRNKMADVVNFLDERHKDHYRVYNLCSERSYDVSKFHNRVVSYPFDDHNPPRLELIKPFCEDLDEWLRQDGRNIAAIHCKAGKGRTGVMICAYMLHRKKFTDAGAALRYYGQTRTRDEKGVTIPSQVRYVEYYGYMIRHNLQYKPVTLLLKAIDFFTIPMHNGGTCCPFFEVFQLKVKVYTSKTYEDIKKGQDKFTMSTDQSVPLCGDIKVVFYNKPRLTKKKEKMFQFWFNTFFVGKDDYNTPSQYTNGKGPTMEELSVSKSLFSTLSKAELDKANKDKSHRFFSPNFKVRMSFAMPENDVTAGMSVTNNGSQSSRNNLQIPADISRSRSTTNENLTSISTSGVKVPIHMSSASSMPALNDHNAHVMIGQKQICPPGKPKNVFPHSNRGGSDQMLGSVPSMDTIFNEHSDNEVMEEDLSDTDTDDEWEGLETTAV from the exons ATGGCAAACTTTATAAAGAACCTTGTTAGTAAGCACAAGAGACGATACACTGAGGATGGATTCGATCTTGATCTTACCT ACATTTACCCAAACATTATTGCAATGGGCTTCCCTGCCGAAAAGCTGGAGGGTGTTTACCGGAACAAGATGGCGGATGTTGTGAA ttttttggACGAGAGGCACAAAGACCATTATAGAGTTTATAACTT GTGCTCTGAGCGTTCATACGATGTGTCGAAATTCCACAACAGGGTGGTTAGCTATCCATTCGATGACCACAACCCCCCTCGCCTGGAGCTGATTAAACCATTCTGTGAGGACCTAGACGAATGGCTCAGACAAGATGGTCGAAACATCGCAGCTATTCACTGCAAGGCCGGAAAA ggtAGAACTGGTGTAATGATCTGTGCCTATATGTTACACAGAAAGAAATTTACAGACGCTGGTGCAGCTCTCAGATATTATGGACAAACTCGAACAAGAGATGAAAAG GGGGTCACCATTCCCAGTCAGGTGCGCTATGTGGAGTACTATGGGTACATGATTCGTCACAACCTCCAATACAAACCCGTAACTCTGCTACTCAAAGCCATCGATTTCTTCACCATACCTATGCATAATGGTGGAACATGTT gtccattttttgaagtatttcaACTGAAAGTGAAAGTATATACCTCAAAGACTTATGAAGATATTAAAAAAGGACAGGACAAGTTTACCATGTCCACTGATCAATCAGTTCCCTTGTGCGGAGACATCAAAGTCGTCTTTTACAACAAACCAAGGCTCACCAAAAAGAAG GAGAAAATGTTTCAATTCTGGTTCAACACCTTCTTTGTTGGGAAAGACGATTACAACACACCCTCTCAGTACACAAATGGGAAAGGCCCAACCATGGAGGAATTAAGTGTGTCCAAGAGTTTATTTTCAACTCTCAGCAAAGCTGAACTAGACAAAGCGAACAAGGACAAATCACACAGATTTTTTAGTCCCAATTTCAAG GTGCGAATGAGTTTTGCGATGCCAGAAAATGATGTAACAGCTGGAATGTCTGTTACGAATAATGGCAGTCAATCAAGCAGAAATAACCTCCAGATCCCGGCAGATATTTCTCGTAGTCGATCAACCACAAACGAAAACTTGACCAGTATCTCTACTTCTGGGGTGAAGGTGCCGATTCATATGAGCTCGGCTTCTTCAATGCCTGCTTTGAATGACCACAATGCTCATGTAATGATAGGCCAAAAACAGATTTGTCCTCCAGGCAAACCAAAGAATGTTTTCCCCCACAGTAATAGAGGGGGTAGTGACCAAATGCTCGGAAGTGTGCCAAGTATGGATACAATATTTAATGAACATAGTGATAATGAAGTAATGGAGGAAGACTTGTCAGACACTGATACAGACGATGAGTGGGAGGGGCTAGAGACAACTGCTGTTTGA
- the LOC128165225 gene encoding protocadherin Fat 3-like — translation MAIFNRTETITCLLCVLGVTFSLFVRVSFGDCSGNTYSTNFEPIKETEKDVILWNDTFSIPNIILSMVPTIAGVDQSAANDLNEYINLNYSDSFLEIRVVKALDKEELFTRFHVNIESITLQMSCNTPGKQALRTNLTVIIQEVNEFAPYIYGSPYNITVKEDTLIGSTVLKVNITDPDVPSTPLIYTLKPSDPLSSGAQYFGFPQPSFPDLKLIKPVDFDALVSSGKETIYNFILNVTDASSSGLSNNTNVTVVVEDVDDLPPIFIYPDCEQQCASTQFRISTTRTKRGQLIVSPIELKAVDQDSLNFSVTYSIEPDQNNYHDSFKIDNITASISQIGDINHTGIILVKATEKSAKRHYTTAVVLVELPNDPLNKPERSTDEANDNGTLIVVIVLAIVSAALISVVVVLVILHRKLKKNVAPFDGNSSVIKVLDEKGQKSSEINEVKPIPRSNTISQEIELPGNVRQENVKDIEEYDEETDHNLEMQNGNLLNALSTTSEKNNTLDPIQPNSTPKKKKKKKKKKSKSLSERLGKKNRSGISEVGQGNNEDERTQSSREDRTLDLQNTEIAAIDGEFV, via the exons ATGTCATATTATGGAATGATACGTTTTCAATTCCTAATATCATTTTGTCTATGGTGCCTACAATAGCTGGAGTTGATCAGTCCGCTGCAAACGATTTGAATGAATATATCAATTTGAATTACTCCGACTCGTTTCTAGAAATAAGGGTTGTCAAAGCACTGGATAAGGAGGAACTCTTCACAAGATTTCAT GTTAATATAGAGAGTATAACGCTTCAGATGTCTTGTAATACACCGGGGAAACAAGCTTTGAGAACA aatttaacaGTGATCATTCAAGAAGTCAATGAATTTGCTCCCTATATTTATGGAAGTCCATACAACATCACTGTGAAAGAG GACACGCTCATTGGATCAACTGTATTAAAGGTCAACATTACGGATCCAGATGTTCCGTCAACTCCTTTGATTTATACTTTAAAACCATCTGACCCATTG AGCTCAGGTGCTCAGTATTTCGGATTTCCTCAGCCAAGTTTTCCAGACCTGAAACTCATTAAACCTGTTGATTTTGATGCACTGGTTTCCAGTGGAAAGGAAAcgatatataattttattcttaatGTTACG GACGCCAGTTCATCGGGATTAAGTAATAATACAAACGTCACAGTGGTGGTAGAGGATGTGGACGATCTTCCACCTATATTTATTTATCCAGATTGTGAACAGCAGTGTGCCAGTACGCAGTTTCGAATATCCACAACAAGAACAAAAAGG GGACAGTTGATTGTTTCTCCAATTGAGTTAAAGGCAGTTGACCAAGACAGCCTTAATTTCAGCGTCACATATTCCATAGAGCCAG atcaAAACAATTATCACGACTCCTTTAAGATAGACAATATAACTGCTTCCATTTCTCAGATAGGTGATATCAACCATACTGGGATAATTTTAGTCAAG GCCACTGAAAAATCTGCTAAAAGACATTACACTACTGCAGTTGTACTAGTTGAGTTACCAAATGATCCGTTAAACAAACCTGAAAGGAGTACAGATGAAGCCAATGACAATGGAACCTTGATCGTTGTAATAGTACTCGCGATAGTTTCAGCAGCTTTGATATCGGTCGTCGTAGTGTTGGTTATCCTTCATAGAAAACTGAAGAAAAATGTTGCGCCTTTTGATGGTAACAGTTCAGTAATTAAGGTGCTGGATGAGAAGGGTCAAAAGAGCTCTGAAATAAACGAAGTAAAACCTATTCCTAGATCAAATACCATCTCGCAGGAAATTGAACTTCCGGGTAATGTGCGTCAGGAAAATGTCAAGGACATCGAAGAATACGACGAAGAAACTGATCATAACTTAGAAATGCAAAACGGTAACCTACTCAACGCCCTATCTACAACTTCTGAAAAGAACAATACATTGGACCCTATTCAACCCAACTCAactccaaagaaaaaaaagaaaaagaaaaagaagaaatctaAATCTTTGTCTGAAAGGTTGGGTAAGAAAAATCGTTCAGGGATCTCTGAAGTTGGTCAGGGGAATAATGAAGATGAGAGAACACAGTCAAGCAGGGAGGATAGAACGCTCGATTTACAAAACACCGAAATAGCAGCAATAGATGGCGAGTTTGTCTGA